The Aspergillus oryzae RIB40 DNA, chromosome 5 genome segment TGCTGGGGCTCTGGGGTTGGGACTTGCACCAACTTCAAAGGCTGCTTAATGCCGGTTATTTGAATTGCAGGGTGGGTGGCCATGTTTGCTCTGTCAGTTAATCTGAACGACGGATAATTGAAGCGATGGATATTCCCACAAAACAGCATGAAGCGGCTTGCTTTATATGCTAGCTAGTGAGGAAGACAAGGGACTGGATTTGACGCAATTGTTCAATGTTCCAGTTGTGATAATGCATGATGAATAATAAGCTGCTTACTCTGTCCCAATTCGAATTTGGTATAGAGTGCTTAAGAGGTAGCAGTATAATATGGTTCGGTCAACTTTGGACCTTTGATGAAACCACCCTCAAAGATAGGGCAAGTTTTCGGACTTAGGGCGGCTTTAGTCCCGTCCGCGACTTACGGTTGGCCAGCAAACCTTAATGCCGATTAACTGCTGGACTCCAAAATGATTAGAAATCCAACCCTTAGGTGGGCCACAGACCGACCTTCCACCAATGACTTCAAATATGTAAGCGTCTTAATTTACAGCTAGGATGAAGGCGAATGACGTCCCGTTCCCAAAGCTCCCAACTGCAACGTACATGTCACTGTTTGAGAGAATCTGCCCCATAACCATGACGGAGACTCCAAGGACCTCGCAATTAGTGGATCCGAGCTTATTATTGAGCCTTCAACGGATGCCACAACAGTTTATGGCATATTCCCCTGATGAGGACTGGAGTGGAGTCACCAACCCGGCTGCTCGACGCAGATTACAAAATCGGCTGAACCAGAGAGCCTACCGTGAGATATCCATTTATCCCAGAATAGATCCAAAGCGCACTTCAAACTGACCAAGTCCGGCTATTCCGGACTGCAGGGCTACGCCGACAAGGCCAGGACAAACGAGCAACGCAGACGGACGGTGCCCACATTGAGTCTGCAGGTCATCACCACCCTACCCCTGTCCCGACTCCTGCGAAGGCGTTGGCACATCATGACTCGATTACATGCGGGCTCTCTGAGTTGCAGCATCTGGAGTGTACATTTGCCCCTCCAAACATACATGACCTCATGGCCCAGTTCGAGAGGAGAGCCATGGCACGCTATGCCGAGGGTTCGCCCAAAACAGACCTTCTGCTGAATTTGAGTAGATTAAATGTTCTACGTGCAGCTTACCAAAATGTGGTTGCAATTGGCATGACTGTCGAATGGAT includes the following:
- a CDS encoding bZIP transcription factor (predicted protein), which produces MKANDVPFPKLPTATYMSLFERICPITMTETPRTSQLVDPSLLLSLQRMPQQFMAYSPDEDWSGVTNPAARRRLQNRLNQRAYRLRRQGQDKRATQTDGAHIESAGHHHPTPVPTPAKALAHHDSITCGLSELQHLECTFAPPNIHDLMAQFERRAMARYAEGSPKTDLLLNLSRLNVLRAAYQNVVAIGMTVEWMCQDTNRATPPMARYLPNSTNAG